One window of Mangrovibacterium diazotrophicum genomic DNA carries:
- a CDS encoding TonB-dependent receptor plug domain-containing protein: protein MRRFVLSFGLLAFLSGSLFAQEEQLADSVLLHEVATYAPYKKYQAGAKVESIPTDQIETAQSGALDQLLMQFTPIYLKSNAGGLSTIRIRGTAADHTSVNFGGININSLTLGHSDFSSVPVYLFDGIDLQYGSSSAVNGSGSIGGAVYLGLSNDWTDGARVKATVSQGSFGEQLYGAKVFVGNGKFESVTRLYYHMLKNDFPFTRPSDGKKFDQQNAMIENMGMIQELNYRFNAKEWWKTAVWLEHDWHQVQALMSEHPLNAAGETLDNKHIRIWSEYENRKHALQYKGGLGFVHDMQLYNSNELQKIGTNRLIAEVEAKQDVQANFGYKFGAKYTYIKPNVYAYSSDDIDYEQRASFYLSSFYLPLNTLKLTLNLRQELVTDFKAPLTPSFGAEYRLLLTDVSAFKLTGNLAKSYRIPTFNDRFWPEVGNADLKPEKGMNYELALQYQYCSASFQSDIKVSGFYMDVKDWIEWRPGSVGWEPENRSRVISKGIEFTSNSDIFLNKTTMNFRLNYTFNPTEIKEDEVSSLVGTELIYTPKHMGNAYLMAKRGLWSAFADAVYTGERLADHTGNALSPDGTVLDAYVLMNCGVSRGLKIKGQDFKLSFAINNLLDKDYQNQPDYAMWGRNYRFTLSTDLNFNKNK from the coding sequence ATGAGAAGGTTTGTTCTATCTTTTGGTTTGTTGGCTTTTTTATCGGGTAGTTTGTTTGCCCAGGAAGAGCAATTGGCCGATTCTGTTCTCTTACACGAGGTGGCGACCTATGCCCCTTACAAAAAGTACCAGGCTGGTGCAAAGGTGGAGTCCATCCCCACTGATCAAATTGAAACTGCCCAATCGGGGGCCCTCGATCAATTATTGATGCAATTCACGCCGATTTATCTGAAGTCAAATGCAGGTGGTTTGTCAACAATCCGGATTCGCGGAACTGCTGCGGATCACACCTCAGTGAACTTTGGGGGTATCAACATCAACTCACTGACGCTGGGGCATTCCGATTTTTCGAGTGTGCCGGTCTACTTGTTCGATGGTATTGATTTGCAGTACGGATCATCCTCGGCGGTGAACGGTTCCGGTTCGATTGGTGGTGCTGTTTACCTGGGCCTGAGCAACGATTGGACGGATGGTGCCCGCGTAAAAGCAACTGTTTCGCAAGGATCGTTTGGTGAGCAATTGTATGGGGCCAAGGTGTTTGTTGGAAATGGCAAGTTTGAGTCGGTTACACGGTTGTACTATCACATGCTAAAGAACGACTTTCCGTTTACACGGCCTAGCGATGGGAAAAAGTTTGACCAGCAAAATGCGATGATCGAGAACATGGGAATGATACAGGAACTGAATTACCGGTTTAATGCGAAAGAATGGTGGAAAACGGCGGTTTGGCTGGAACACGACTGGCACCAGGTACAGGCCCTGATGAGTGAACATCCATTAAATGCAGCAGGAGAGACGCTGGATAATAAACACATCCGCATCTGGTCGGAATATGAGAACCGGAAACACGCCCTTCAATATAAAGGAGGCTTGGGTTTTGTGCATGACATGCAGCTGTACAATTCAAATGAATTGCAGAAAATCGGAACAAATCGGCTGATCGCAGAGGTGGAGGCCAAACAGGATGTGCAGGCTAACTTTGGCTACAAGTTTGGTGCAAAATATACCTACATCAAACCGAATGTATATGCTTACTCGTCGGATGATATCGACTATGAACAGCGAGCATCTTTCTACCTATCGTCTTTTTACCTGCCTTTGAATACCTTGAAGCTGACCTTGAACCTGCGTCAGGAGTTGGTGACTGATTTCAAAGCGCCTCTAACACCTTCTTTTGGAGCCGAGTACCGGTTGTTGCTTACGGATGTTTCGGCGTTTAAACTAACCGGTAATCTGGCGAAAAGCTATCGCATACCCACCTTTAACGACCGATTTTGGCCTGAAGTTGGTAACGCTGACTTGAAGCCGGAAAAAGGAATGAATTATGAGCTGGCACTCCAGTATCAATATTGCTCGGCTTCATTCCAGTCAGACATCAAAGTCAGTGGTTTTTATATGGATGTGAAAGATTGGATTGAATGGCGACCAGGAAGTGTGGGTTGGGAACCTGAAAACCGCTCTCGGGTGATTAGTAAAGGGATAGAATTTACTTCGAATAGCGATATTTTCCTGAATAAAACGACAATGAACTTTCGACTAAACTACACCTTCAACCCAACTGAAATAAAAGAAGACGAAGTTTCGAGTTTGGTTGGGACCGAGCTGATTTATACGCCTAAACACATGGGGAATGCGTACCTGATGGCGAAACGGGGACTTTGGTCGGCTTTTGCGGATGCCGTATACACGGGCGAGCGTTTGGCAGATCATACCGGTAACGCTTTATCACCTGATGGAACGGTTTTGGATGCTTATGTTCTGATGAATTGTGGCGTGTCACGCGGGCTGAAAATAAAAGGTCAGGATTTTAAACTGAGTTTTGCGATCAATAACCTGTTGGATAAAGATTATCAAAATCAGCCAGACTATGCTATGTGGGGGCGAAACTATCGTTTCACCCTTTCTACGGATTTAAATTTCAATAAAAACAAATAG
- a CDS encoding YncE family protein: protein MKKLLKLLPFFLASVALFSSCSDDDDDNGDSSYSDQIEGAYIVNYGGYGVGSSSITKYNYTDDEVTQYYYQLQNDYSPITSAPQFAYNYDGTIYLMNNEPDNIILVNELFVIQDTITTSIVKPRACAGYGDYLYISCWGANPDWVDLPDSYIVKYNVLTGNVEETISLPGGPEGLQISNGKLYAALNYSQSVAVIDLTTEAISYIETPAVASSLIKDDSGNLYVALISSYTHAATQTGLGYINTTTDVLTVYDLDNVSTAYASVIALSKDETKVYVVAASYDASWNLVGGVQIFDVASGAFESTALLSDVTGINGVSVNPENGDIYVFVSNGSTTKGTMQIYSADGTYEDTKTVGAAPAMALFLD, encoded by the coding sequence ATGAAAAAATTACTTAAACTTTTACCTTTCTTTTTGGCCTCAGTAGCTTTGTTTAGCTCATGTTCCGACGACGATGATGACAACGGAGATTCATCATACAGCGATCAGATTGAAGGTGCTTACATTGTGAACTATGGTGGCTACGGAGTTGGATCTTCGTCAATCACAAAGTACAATTATACCGATGACGAAGTAACGCAGTACTATTACCAACTTCAGAATGATTATTCACCAATTACTTCAGCTCCTCAATTTGCGTACAATTACGATGGGACAATTTATTTAATGAATAATGAGCCTGACAATATTATTTTAGTAAATGAGCTTTTCGTTATCCAGGACACCATCACAACATCAATCGTGAAACCACGTGCCTGTGCAGGATACGGTGACTACCTGTACATTTCTTGCTGGGGAGCAAATCCGGATTGGGTTGATTTGCCAGACAGTTACATCGTAAAATACAACGTACTGACGGGCAACGTAGAAGAAACAATCAGTTTGCCGGGAGGTCCAGAAGGACTTCAAATCTCGAACGGGAAACTGTATGCGGCACTGAACTACAGCCAATCGGTTGCAGTTATAGATTTGACGACAGAAGCTATCAGTTACATCGAAACTCCGGCAGTTGCAAGCAGCTTAATAAAAGATGACAGTGGAAACCTTTACGTTGCTTTGATTAGTTCATATACACACGCTGCAACACAAACTGGTTTGGGTTACATCAATACTACAACAGATGTATTAACGGTTTATGATTTGGATAATGTGAGCACTGCTTACGCTTCGGTTATTGCGTTAAGCAAGGATGAGACGAAAGTATACGTTGTAGCTGCGAGCTATGATGCCAGCTGGAATTTGGTTGGAGGAGTGCAAATTTTCGATGTTGCTTCGGGTGCTTTTGAATCAACAGCCTTATTGAGTGATGTTACTGGTATCAACGGTGTATCTGTGAATCCAGAAAACGGAGATATTTATGTGTTTGTAAGCAACGGTAGCACCACAAAGGGTACAATGCAAATTTACAGTGCAGACGGAACTTACGAGGATACGAAGACAGTCGGTGCAGCGCCAGCTATGGCTTTGTTTTTAGACTAG
- a CDS encoding DUF4430 domain-containing protein — MRLTAFLSTVVLMLTISLAAVAGKSRFVTVEINYGEQKKTETVQVECQEKMTALEALQYAADVKTHPVSQYVFVTGINGVNGVRGEMAWYYTVNGEKPKLAISQIVKPGDTISWRYVEDVCSCTVDKK; from the coding sequence ATGAGACTAACCGCATTTTTATCAACCGTTGTGCTGATGTTGACCATCAGCCTGGCAGCAGTGGCCGGTAAATCCCGGTTCGTGACAGTTGAAATTAACTACGGCGAGCAAAAGAAAACAGAAACAGTTCAGGTTGAATGTCAGGAGAAAATGACTGCTCTCGAAGCCTTGCAATATGCCGCCGATGTTAAAACGCACCCGGTCAGCCAGTATGTTTTTGTAACCGGTATTAATGGCGTGAATGGTGTCCGTGGTGAAATGGCCTGGTACTACACCGTTAATGGGGAGAAGCCGAAACTGGCCATCAGCCAAATCGTAAAACCCGGCGATACCATCAGCTGGCGCTACGTGGAGGATGTTTGCTCCTGCACGGTTGATAAGAAGTGA
- the cobU gene encoding bifunctional adenosylcobinamide kinase/adenosylcobinamide-phosphate guanylyltransferase: MAKITLVTGGARSGKSSFAQEMAEQKSERPVYLATARIWDEDFAQRVKRHQDDRDERWENVEEEKQLSKHDFCGKVVLMDCVTLWLTNFFHDSGYKLDEALDAAKTEWEQFIQLDMELIVVTNELGMGVHPEHEVARKFADLQGWMNQHIAKGADAVYLLVSGIPVKIK; this comes from the coding sequence ATGGCAAAAATCACACTCGTAACCGGAGGTGCCCGATCGGGTAAAAGCAGCTTCGCCCAGGAAATGGCGGAGCAAAAAAGCGAACGGCCCGTTTACCTGGCAACGGCCCGTATTTGGGACGAGGACTTTGCGCAACGGGTGAAACGGCACCAGGACGATCGCGATGAGCGTTGGGAGAACGTGGAGGAAGAAAAACAGCTTTCGAAACATGATTTCTGTGGCAAGGTGGTCCTGATGGATTGTGTGACCTTGTGGCTTACCAATTTTTTTCACGACAGCGGTTACAAACTTGATGAAGCGCTGGATGCAGCGAAAACCGAATGGGAACAATTTATTCAGCTGGATATGGAGCTGATTGTGGTGACCAACGAGTTGGGCATGGGCGTTCATCCGGAGCACGAAGTGGCTCGTAAGTTCGCCGATTTGCAGGGCTGGATGAACCAACATATTGCCAAAGGAGCGGATGCCGTTTACTTACTCGTTTCCGGAATCCCGGTGAAGATAAAGTAG
- the cobT gene encoding nicotinate-nucleotide--dimethylbenzimidazole phosphoribosyltransferase: protein MTASLKDQLQQKIDLKTKPTGSLGQLERIALQIGEIQDTLTPELKNPAMLVFAGDHGLADAGVSPYPKEVTWQMVMNFCAGGAAINVFCKQNGIDLKVVDAGVDFQFPVDLPVVNRKVANGTKNMLEEPAMTIAQCRDALERGAELVKAEAAGGCNIIGFGEMGIANTSASSLLMHRFLNLPIEQCTGRGTGMVGDKLDYKISVLKTVSEKYTPESVEETLATFGGFEIAMMTGAMLEAKKQNMIILVDGFITTAACLTAIQFDASVRENCIFCHSSEEQGHRLVLEHLKAEPVLSLGMRLGEGSGAAVAYPVIKSAVTFLNEMSSFEAAGVSNKE, encoded by the coding sequence ATGACAGCTTCTTTAAAAGACCAATTACAACAAAAGATTGATTTGAAAACTAAGCCAACTGGCTCCTTGGGGCAATTGGAACGGATTGCACTTCAAATCGGAGAAATTCAGGATACGTTGACACCTGAATTGAAAAATCCGGCTATGCTGGTATTTGCCGGCGACCATGGCTTGGCTGATGCCGGAGTCAGTCCGTATCCGAAGGAAGTAACCTGGCAAATGGTGATGAATTTTTGCGCCGGTGGAGCGGCCATCAATGTTTTTTGTAAGCAAAACGGGATTGACCTAAAAGTGGTTGATGCTGGTGTTGATTTCCAATTCCCGGTTGATCTGCCGGTGGTGAATCGTAAAGTTGCCAACGGTACCAAAAATATGCTGGAAGAACCTGCGATGACGATTGCTCAGTGTCGTGATGCCCTTGAACGTGGAGCCGAACTGGTTAAAGCTGAAGCTGCCGGCGGATGTAACATCATTGGTTTTGGGGAGATGGGAATCGCGAATACTTCAGCGTCGTCACTGCTGATGCACCGCTTTTTGAACTTGCCGATTGAGCAGTGTACCGGCCGTGGTACGGGCATGGTGGGCGATAAGCTCGATTACAAAATTTCGGTGCTGAAGACCGTTTCTGAGAAATATACACCCGAATCAGTTGAGGAAACTTTGGCTACCTTCGGTGGATTCGAAATTGCCATGATGACGGGTGCCATGTTGGAAGCCAAAAAGCAAAACATGATTATTTTGGTTGATGGCTTCATTACAACAGCGGCTTGCCTGACCGCCATTCAGTTTGATGCATCGGTTCGCGAGAACTGTATCTTCTGCCATTCTTCTGAAGAACAGGGGCACCGACTGGTTTTGGAGCACTTGAAGGCAGAGCCGGTTTTGTCACTGGGCATGCGTTTGGGCGAAGGATCAGGTGCAGCAGTTGCCTATCCGGTTATCAAATCGGCGGTGACATTCCTGAATGAAATGTCGAGCTTCGAAGCTGCCGGCGTTTCGAATAAAGAGTAA
- a CDS encoding adenosylcobinamide-GDP ribazoletransferase, with protein sequence MKTQLNLFLTALMFYTRIPVPKTLEYSPERLNRSTRYLPLIGWIVGGVGAAVFYGLVQIFPVSLSVFLSMLATILLTGSFHEDGFADFCDGFGGGYTREKIFTIMKDSRIGTYGSVGLIGMLGTKFLSLQSLPVYVIPLTMVAAHGFSRLMPVMIIFTSRYSREDELSKSKPIGKRGKQSDLFLAILFALVPTAFLPWQMMAVVLPLGLLLTFGFKKYIERKIDGYTGDCLGALQQMVEVLFYLCLLAIS encoded by the coding sequence TTGAAAACACAACTCAACCTCTTTCTGACAGCGCTGATGTTTTACACGCGCATTCCGGTGCCGAAAACACTGGAGTATTCGCCGGAACGTTTGAACCGGTCAACGCGCTATTTGCCGCTGATTGGCTGGATTGTCGGGGGAGTTGGAGCTGCTGTTTTCTATGGATTGGTGCAGATCTTCCCTGTTTCGTTGAGTGTGTTTCTGAGTATGCTCGCAACCATTCTGCTGACCGGTTCGTTTCATGAAGACGGTTTTGCCGACTTTTGCGATGGTTTTGGCGGTGGGTACACCCGCGAAAAGATCTTCACAATTATGAAGGATAGCCGGATCGGCACTTATGGTTCCGTTGGGCTAATCGGCATGTTGGGAACAAAGTTTCTTTCGCTTCAGTCGCTGCCGGTTTATGTCATTCCGTTAACCATGGTTGCTGCACATGGCTTCAGCCGCCTGATGCCGGTCATGATCATCTTTACAAGTCGCTATTCACGCGAGGACGAACTCAGTAAATCCAAGCCCATCGGGAAACGGGGAAAGCAGTCTGATCTCTTCTTGGCTATCCTTTTTGCATTGGTGCCAACGGCTTTTCTGCCCTGGCAAATGATGGCGGTGGTATTGCCTTTGGGATTGCTGTTAACCTTCGGATTCAAAAAATACATCGAACGCAAAATCGACGGATACACCGGTGATTGCCTTGGTGCTTTGCAGCAAATGGTTGAGGTGCTGTTTTATCTGTGTTTACTAGCCATCTCATGA
- the cobC gene encoding alpha-ribazole phosphatase: protein MKIIAIRHTRVDVPSGVCYGQSDVCLAKTYDEEMAAVKAQADWYQYDAVYSSPLTRCRRLAEDLFPRETIVFDDRLMELNFGSWEMQKWNDIDDSPEAQAWFADFVRVRTPNGESFQDQINRTKDFLDELRQHPFQSVTIVAHGGILRALDCLINGTSPLDAFQNKVDYGQVLEFSIES from the coding sequence ATGAAAATCATAGCTATCCGACATACCCGGGTTGATGTGCCGTCTGGCGTTTGTTACGGCCAATCGGATGTTTGTTTAGCCAAAACATACGACGAAGAAATGGCTGCTGTAAAGGCGCAAGCCGATTGGTATCAGTATGATGCGGTGTATAGTAGCCCGTTGACGCGTTGCCGGAGGCTAGCTGAAGATTTGTTTCCACGTGAAACGATCGTGTTTGATGACCGGTTGATGGAGCTGAATTTCGGCAGTTGGGAAATGCAGAAATGGAATGATATTGACGACAGCCCCGAAGCGCAGGCTTGGTTTGCTGACTTCGTTCGTGTGAGAACACCGAATGGCGAGTCGTTTCAGGATCAGATTAACCGGACAAAGGATTTTTTGGACGAGCTGCGGCAACACCCTTTTCAAAGCGTGACCATCGTAGCTCATGGTGGTATTCTTCGGGCTTTGGATTGCCTGATTAACGGCACTTCTCCGTTGGATGCCTTTCAAAATAAAGTGGATTACGGGCAGGTACTGGAGTTTAGTATTGAGTCTTGA
- the cobT gene encoding nicotinate-nucleotide--dimethylbenzimidazole phosphoribosyltransferase → MQQNEFEVPEINEGLREAIQHKLDNKAKPVGSLGRLESLAMQVALIQNTLTPELHKPVMLTVASDHLICAEGVSACPVEITWQQVLNFLQGGGGIGLLSRVYGMDLHVVDAGVNFDFDPHPKLIDAKVRKGTRNFLFEPAMTMEECMAAFNNGRHIVAKFNYEGTNIIGFGEMGIGNTTPASALMSIICGLPVKDCVGPGAGLDKDGVSNKGRVIEQALAKHGVSDNVMENLARFGGLEIATIAGGMFEAAVRRMVILVDGFITTAGMLVAQELNKRVLDYAVFAHVSDEQGHHKMLEYMNADPVLAFGLRLGEGTGGALAYPMMQGAVAVLSEMTSFEEGQVTNTSHIRFEEEAEK, encoded by the coding sequence ATGCAACAAAACGAATTTGAAGTCCCTGAAATAAACGAGGGATTACGCGAAGCCATTCAGCATAAACTCGACAACAAGGCCAAGCCAGTAGGTTCGCTTGGACGCCTGGAGTCGCTGGCCATGCAAGTGGCGCTCATTCAAAATACACTGACACCGGAATTGCATAAACCGGTGATGTTGACGGTGGCATCGGACCACCTGATTTGTGCCGAGGGCGTGAGTGCCTGCCCGGTGGAAATAACCTGGCAACAGGTGCTCAATTTCCTTCAGGGCGGTGGAGGCATCGGCCTGCTGTCGCGGGTGTACGGCATGGATCTGCACGTGGTGGATGCCGGGGTGAATTTTGATTTCGACCCGCACCCGAAACTGATTGATGCCAAGGTTCGAAAAGGAACGCGCAACTTTTTATTTGAGCCGGCCATGACCATGGAAGAATGCATGGCGGCCTTTAACAACGGGCGTCACATTGTGGCGAAGTTTAACTACGAAGGTACCAACATCATCGGCTTTGGCGAAATGGGAATTGGCAACACAACGCCTGCTTCGGCACTAATGTCGATTATCTGCGGGCTCCCGGTGAAGGACTGTGTTGGTCCGGGCGCGGGCTTGGATAAAGATGGCGTGTCGAACAAAGGACGTGTGATTGAACAAGCCCTTGCAAAGCACGGGGTGTCGGATAATGTGATGGAGAACTTGGCTCGTTTTGGTGGCCTGGAAATTGCCACGATTGCCGGGGGCATGTTCGAAGCAGCTGTCCGTCGCATGGTGATCCTGGTTGACGGTTTTATTACCACCGCCGGGATGCTGGTGGCACAGGAACTGAACAAACGCGTGCTTGATTATGCCGTGTTTGCGCATGTTTCGGACGAGCAGGGACACCATAAGATGTTGGAATATATGAACGCTGATCCGGTACTGGCTTTTGGTCTCCGCTTGGGTGAAGGAACCGGTGGTGCACTGGCTTACCCTATGATGCAAGGTGCGGTAGCCGTGCTTTCGGAGATGACTTCGTTTGAAGAAGGTCAGGTGACAAACACCAGCCATATTCGGTTTGAAGAAGAGGCGGAGAAGTGA
- a CDS encoding cobyric acid synthase, producing the protein MNDKTHNTQHATHNSKLKPIMFVGTGSDVGKSVINAAFCRIFKQDGYQPAPFKAQNMSLNSFASAEGLELGRAQAVQAEACGIPCLSAMNPILLKPTSHTKSQVVLNGKPLGDQSAQEYFLKTDRQFLFDEAMKAWRSLDAKYNPIVMEGAGSISEVNLWDKDITNMRISLATGAPTILVADIDRGGVFGSVYGTIKLLPEAERKLIKGILINKFRGDIALFHDGRKMLEELTSVPVIGVVPYFSDIHIEQEDSVVIDYKRGSVKDDGKVNVAVVLLKHMSNFTDFNMLERMPDVNLYYSANPAEIDKADLVLVPGSKNTISDLMYLRERGLAKAILQAAEAGKGVYGICGGYQILGEEIRDPYHVEGDVEAIPGLGLLPVVTTLTKDKRTVQTAFKFAGRDEDCSGYEIHMGTTDLQGGQPLCTLHEGGTDGCLVSPKLWGSYLHGILDNKAVVEEMLKANQLKAEVTEFDYAKFKEEQYNKLADHVRAHVDMDYVYSVMKIEE; encoded by the coding sequence ATGAACGATAAAACACATAACACACAACACGCAACGCATAACTCGAAACTGAAACCCATCATGTTTGTGGGTACGGGTTCCGACGTGGGCAAGTCGGTGATTAACGCTGCTTTTTGCCGCATCTTTAAGCAGGACGGTTACCAGCCGGCACCTTTTAAGGCGCAGAATATGTCGCTGAACTCATTTGCCAGTGCCGAAGGATTGGAGCTGGGACGGGCGCAGGCAGTTCAAGCTGAAGCCTGTGGTATACCTTGCCTCAGCGCCATGAACCCGATTTTGTTGAAACCAACCAGCCATACCAAGTCGCAGGTGGTATTGAACGGTAAGCCGCTGGGCGACCAATCGGCGCAGGAATATTTCCTGAAAACCGACCGTCAGTTTCTGTTCGACGAAGCGATGAAGGCCTGGCGCTCGCTGGATGCGAAATACAACCCGATTGTGATGGAAGGGGCGGGAAGTATCTCGGAAGTGAACCTGTGGGATAAGGATATTACCAATATGCGTATTTCGCTGGCAACCGGTGCGCCAACCATCCTCGTGGCCGACATCGACCGTGGAGGCGTGTTTGGCAGTGTTTACGGCACCATCAAACTGCTGCCAGAGGCCGAACGAAAGCTGATTAAAGGAATTCTCATCAATAAGTTTCGGGGCGATATTGCGCTGTTTCACGATGGCCGCAAAATGCTGGAGGAGCTGACCAGTGTTCCGGTGATTGGCGTGGTTCCGTATTTCAGTGACATTCACATTGAGCAGGAAGACAGCGTGGTGATCGACTACAAACGCGGCAGTGTAAAGGACGATGGCAAGGTGAATGTGGCGGTGGTTTTGCTGAAGCACATGAGCAACTTTACCGACTTCAACATGTTGGAGCGTATGCCCGATGTTAACCTGTATTACTCGGCTAACCCGGCAGAAATTGACAAAGCTGATCTGGTGCTGGTTCCGGGTTCCAAGAACACGATTTCCGACCTGATGTATTTGCGCGAGCGTGGTCTGGCGAAAGCGATTTTGCAGGCTGCCGAAGCGGGCAAAGGCGTGTACGGTATTTGCGGCGGTTACCAGATTTTGGGCGAAGAAATTCGCGATCCTTATCATGTGGAAGGCGATGTGGAAGCTATCCCCGGACTCGGTTTGTTGCCGGTAGTTACAACACTCACCAAAGACAAACGCACGGTGCAGACCGCATTCAAATTTGCCGGTCGCGACGAAGATTGCTCAGGGTACGAGATCCACATGGGAACTACTGATCTGCAAGGTGGGCAACCCTTGTGTACCCTGCACGAGGGTGGCACCGACGGTTGTCTGGTTTCGCCGAAATTGTGGGGAAGCTATCTGCACGGAATCCTCGATAACAAAGCAGTAGTTGAAGAAATGTTGAAGGCCAACCAGCTGAAGGCTGAAGTGACCGAATTCGACTACGCGAAATTTAAAGAAGAACAGTACAACAAACTGGCCGATCACGTTCGTGCCCATGTGGACATGGATTACGTGTACTCGGTGATGAAAATAGAAGAATAA
- the cbiB gene encoding adenosylcobinamide-phosphate synthase CbiB — translation MELFILPLIIGFALDCLLGDPRWLPHPIRLFGWLISWFEKRFNQGNYRKLKGALTSVLLVGGTWLVLFLSFGWLEQFPIIYIVIASGGVFFGLANRSLIYESWLVIRALKSDGLEAGRKQLSFIVGRDTTKLNEQQIRTAVLETMAENLSDGVIAPLFFYALGGVPGLFAFKMVSTLDSMIAYKNERFKSYGWFAARLDDVLNLIPARLTALLMVLVSLSWSGLTHIFRYGHQHASPNAGYPESALAGILKCRFGGPNVYHGKLVEKPYIGHHEKQITTRDFWFAAYVNTATTVVMVVVIVLGYLFLI, via the coding sequence ATGGAACTCTTCATACTCCCCTTAATAATTGGTTTTGCACTGGATTGCCTGTTGGGCGACCCGCGTTGGTTGCCGCACCCCATCCGGTTGTTTGGCTGGCTGATCAGTTGGTTTGAAAAGCGATTTAATCAGGGTAACTACCGCAAATTGAAAGGTGCGCTGACATCTGTTCTGTTAGTGGGCGGTACCTGGTTGGTGCTGTTCCTGTCGTTTGGGTGGTTGGAACAATTCCCGATCATTTACATCGTGATCGCTTCGGGTGGCGTGTTCTTTGGTTTGGCCAATCGCAGCCTGATCTACGAATCGTGGCTGGTGATTCGGGCACTGAAGAGCGACGGTCTGGAAGCAGGTCGTAAACAATTGAGCTTCATTGTTGGTCGGGATACAACGAAGCTCAATGAGCAGCAAATCCGCACAGCAGTGCTCGAAACCATGGCCGAAAACCTGAGCGACGGGGTGATCGCTCCCCTGTTTTTTTATGCTTTAGGAGGCGTTCCCGGGCTTTTCGCTTTTAAAATGGTCAGCACCCTCGATTCGATGATTGCGTACAAAAATGAGCGCTTTAAAAGCTATGGCTGGTTTGCCGCCCGTTTGGATGATGTGCTCAACCTGATCCCTGCCCGACTGACTGCTTTGTTGATGGTTTTGGTTAGCCTGAGCTGGAGCGGGCTAACGCATATTTTCCGTTACGGACATCAACACGCCAGCCCCAACGCCGGTTACCCTGAGTCTGCTTTGGCTGGTATTTTGAAATGCCGTTTCGGTGGCCCGAACGTTTATCATGGGAAGTTGGTCGAGAAGCCCTACATCGGCCATCATGAAAAGCAAATCACCACCCGTGATTTTTGGTTTGCGGCTTATGTGAATACTGCTACGACTGTGGTGATGGTGGTGGTGATCGTGTTGGGGTACTTGTTCCTGATCTAG